ttgcggcactccactcgccactgcctgccattctggaaaggacccgtttactcctactctttgcttcctgtcttccaaccaattctctatccatgtcaacaccctacccccaataccatgtgctctaattttggtcaccaatctcccatgcgggaccttatcaaaggctttctggaagtctagatacactgcatccactagctccccttcatccattttacttgtcacgtcctcaaaaaattgcagaaggttagtcaagcatgatttccctttcataaatccatgctgacttggacttatccttttactgctatccaaatgcatcgttattacctctttaataattgactccaacatcttccccaccaccgatgtcaggctaactggtccgtaattctccattttctctctctcgctcctttcttgaaaagtgggataacattagctatcctccaatctacaggaactgatcctgaatctattgaacattggaaaaggatcaccaatgcgtccactatctCTAGaggcacctccctgaggaccctgggatgcagaccatcaggcccaggggatttatcaaccttctgtCCCATtagtccacccaatactatttctcgcctaatgaaaatttctttcagttcctctacccccctagatcctctgtcctccagtacatctgggagattgtttgtgtcttccttagtaaaaagacagatccaaagtacctgttcaactcttctgccatttccttgttacccataataatttcacccgtgtctgccttcaagggacccacatttgactttgctaatctttttctcttaccatatctaaagaagcttttactgtcgttctttatattcttggccagcttcccctcgtacttcatcttttcagcccgtattgcccgttttgttaccttctgttgtcctatgaaagtttcctattccatccctaacttcccttgtcagccatggttgcctcctgctccccttagaatctttcttcttttttagaatgaaatgatcctgtgtctTCCGGGTTAttgccagaaattcctgccattgctgttccaccgacattcctgctaggatccctttccagtcgaccttggccagctcctctctcatgccttcataatcccctttgttcaactgcaacactgacacttccgatttaaccttctccttttcaaattgcagattggtgagaatgtaggtaaaagCGGTTTTTGGAATAAACAGGACACAAGGTGTCTGGCTCGGCCAAGTGTcgtttcttctttgctttctgttgtgGGATTCAGTTGATCCTgcatgttaaggtgcaacccgtcccttttgtaaagctctcccctgccccagaagatccCAATGgttcagaaatctaaatccctgccccctgcaccaactcagcCACACATTTATCTCCCCTAACTTTCTGTtcttaccctcactagcacaaggtactggaagcaaaccagagatgaCTAtcttggaggtcctgcttttcattcTGTTACCTAAACTCACGTCACAGAACCTCCTTCTTCTTCCTATCTATATTGTTTGTGCTAACGTGCACAACAATATCCGGCTGCTCCCCTTCCCAGAGTCCAGGATGTGCAGCCACTGTGAGACCttttggaccctggcaccagggaggaacCACACCATCCTGGAGCCTTAACTGCTGCCCTAGAATCTCCTGTCCTCACCTCTAATTATCAAGAAATCCACCAcaatggctctgcctgacatcgTTCTGAATTTCAATGTTCAGGGCTTCAGCATTTCAACAGGATAAACACAGGGATTACCCATTGGAAGACATTCTTGATTAGAGATTGGAAGACAACCGCATCAGGGTTCCTGTTTTGGTATCGACACAACACATTGTGTAGGgccgacagtgccacgtcggtgtccacaTGCAgtggaatatagacggctgtgatgatcaccgagctgaactcccggggaaggtagaatggtcggcattggATAGTCAGATGTTCCAGGTCCCGCGAGTAGACAatgtctgaccattcagaggccatgctgcaagatgcactaagcgaagtcgactggaagatgttccaagcaagttccagagacgtcagtgagtttgcggaagcggttcattgcaacaatagccgataacatcgtccccacggtaagggttagtatcttccctaaccacaaaccctgggtggacaggtctattcgcgtggccttgaatgctcgcaccgctgcttacaactccggtctggcatccggcaacatggacgactacaagggagagtcctaccgactgcgaagggcagtgaaagacacaaaaaggaGATACAGGGACATGATGGAGTTGCAGATGgatcagcaggacaccaggcacctttggcaggggctacggacaataactagctgcaggtccagcaccccctcaaccggaagtgccggctcctccttagctgatgacctgaactctttatacgcacggttcgagacgggtaacacccccagctcgccgtctaaaaacaccGACagtgcgctggctagcgaggctggagggggatccaccgccggggatgtgcacacattctcggtgtctgagcacgacgtgaggagggctctgacgcgtgtgaacacgaggaaagctggaggcccagatggtatagctTGCCGAGTacaaaagtcttgtgctactcagcttgctccagtgctcaccacaatattcaacctctccttggccaaatccgtggtccctgcatgtttcaaaagatccattattgtaccggtgccaaagaatgcctctccagcttgtttgaatgactacggccctcacctcggttgtcatgaaatgcttcgagagactaatcaagaagcacatctgtgccctccttcctcgcaacatggacccactacagggaggcagcacaccatcctggagtcttaaCTGCTGCCGTAGAATCTCCTGTCCTCACCTCTAATTATCAAGAAATCCACCACAATGGCTTTGCCTGACATCGTTCAGCGCCAAGGTTGGAGTCACAGCCCTCTCTCagcctctgtatctccctctatctccctttcTCTTTaggagactttaggagagctcaccctcccctccccccactcaccatgaacaacaccacagtcacatctgtggagtcatttaggtttcttggaaccatcatctccagggaccttaaatgggggggccaccatcgactccacagtcaaaaaggcccaacagaggatgtacttcctgcggcagctgaggaaacacaatctgccacaggcaatgatggtacaATTCTATACCatgccaagtcagcatggatttacgaaggggaattcatgcttgactaatcttctgcaattttttgaggatgttacgaggaaaatggacaggggagagccggtggatgtagtgtatcttgactttcagaaaggcttcgataaggtcccacatcggagattagtgggcaaaattagagcacatggtattgggggtagggtactgacatggatagaaaattggtagcaaagagtggggataaatggatccctttcagaaaggcaggcagtggcttgtggggtaccgcaaggctcggtgctgggaccgcagctatttacaatatacattaatgacttggatgaagggattaatagtaacattagcaaatttgcagatgacacaaagctgggtggcagtgtgaactgtgaggaagatgctctgaggttgcaggttgtgtgagtgggcggatgcatggcagatgcatttcaatgtggataaatgtgaggttatccactttggtggtaagaacaggaaggcagattattatctgaatggtgtcaagttaggaaaaggggacgtacaacgagatctgggtgtcctggtgcatcagtcactgaaaggaagcatccaggtacagcaggcagtgaagaaagccaatggaatgttggccttcataacaaggggagatgagtataggagcaaagaggtccttctgtagttgtacagtcagaccacacctggggtattgtgtgcagttttggtctccaaacttgaggaaggatattcttgctattgagggcgtgcagcgtaggttcacgaggttaattcccggaatggcaggactgtcgtatattgaaagaatggagcaactgggcttgtttactctggaatttagaaggatgtgagcgattcttattgaaacatataagattattaagggattggacacgctgttgggatgttcccgatgttgagagagtccagaaccaggggccacagtttaagaataaggggtaggccatttggaacggagatgaggaagaacattttcactcagagagttgtgaagctgtggaattctctgcctcagagggcagtggaggccaattctctggatgctttcaagagagagttagatagggctcttactgtcaggggatatggggagaaggcaggaacggggtactgattgtgcatgatcagccatgatcacggtgaatggcggtgctggctcgaagggccgaatggcctactcctgcacctattgtctattgtgtattgctatcattgagtcagttctcaccttctccatcatggtctgatttggctcagccaccacggacgacatccggaggctgcaacaaattgttcgatcagctgagaagattgttggcttCCAACAAGATTGCAACCTTGCCCCCATtggcgaactgtacactgcaagggccaggaagcgagcgggcaagatcatctctgacccctctcatcctgaccacaaactctttgaagcacttctctctggaaggcaactgtcaaagcagccacaaccagacataaaaacagatttttttcctcGAAttgagctctactcaataaccaaatgtCTGTAGTCtcgttttgctctggtttatttacttcacatgtttaaaccgtaatgttgtaatcttaatgttttaatgttttatgctctattcttaattgtttactgtatgttcgtgttgttacttgcaagcggagcaccaaggcacattccttgtatgtgtacatacttggccaataaaggtattcattcattctctctctgtatctctctctctctctctctctctctctctctctatttctgtatctccctctccctcccctttctgtcagTCTCCCctatctctttccccttcccgctCTGTCTCTCATtcgctctcccttcctctccccgctctctccctACCCTCTCtacccgccccacccccacccctcacactcacgcccccacccctcacacccccacccctcacgcccccacccctcacacccccacccccacccctcacacccccacccctcacactcacgcccccacccctcactcacacccccacccctcacacccccacccctcacacccccacccctcacactcacgcccccacccctcacactcacacccccacccctcacgcccccacccctcacatccccacccctcacaacccccacacccccacccctcacactcatgcccccacccctcacactcacacccccacccctcacacccccacccctcacacccccacccctcacactcacgcccccacccctcacactcacacccccacccctcacgcccccacccctcacacccccacccctcacacccctcacGCCCCCACCCCTCacgcccccacccctcacactcacccctcacacccccacccctcacgcccctacccctcacactcacacccccacccctcacgcccccacccctcacactcacacccccacccctcacacccccacccctcacacccccacccctcacactcatgcccccacccctcacacccccacccctcacgcccccacccctcacactcacacccccacccctcacaccccccacccctcacacccccacccctcacacccccacccctcacacccccacccctcacgcccccacccctcacactcacacccccacccctcacgcccccacccctcacactcacacccccacccctcacacccccacccctcacacccccacccctcacactcacacccctcacactcacacccccacccccccacccctcacacccccacccctcacactcacacccccacccctcacgcccccacccctcacactcacaccccacccctcacactcacgcccccacccctcacacccccacccctcacacccccacccctcacactcacacccctcacacccccacccccacccctcacacccccacccctcacacccccacccctcacactcacacccccacccctcacacccccacccctcacactcacacccccacccctcacactcacacccccacccctcacacccccacccctcacacccccacccctcacactcacacccccacccctcacacccccacccctcacacccccacccctcacactcacacccccacccctcacacccccacccctcacacccccacccctcacacccccacccctcacactcacacccccacccctcacacccccacccctcacacccccacccctcacacccccacccctcacacccccacccctcacacccccacccctcacacccccacccctcacacccccacccctcacactcacacccctccccttcacacccaGTCTCACTCCGGCTCTTTCTCTTTTATTTCTCTCTCACAATGGTGCGATCCCTTTAAGAAAAACGCAAACTCCGTGCGTGCGCCGTGACGTACAGGGGAGACGGAGACGCGCCGGCGTGCTGACGTCAGGGCGGAtcatggcggcggcggcggtacGCACCGGGCTGGCGCGAGCGGCAGCACCAGGTAACGGTGGGAAACGGGCGCCACTGATTAACCGGGTACCGGGGGGAAGGGTCGCTGATTGGTCCGGGTACCGGGGGGAAGGGTCGCCCTGGCCCACGATTGGCCCATTGTCCACAGGCCAGGGCAAGGGGCTTCCAGGCCACTGATTGGCTCTTTATTAGGGGGCGGCCGCTGATTGGTCCATTGCCAAGGGGAAGGGTTCTCCAGCTTGTGATTGGCCAGTTAACCAAGGACGGGTCTGTGATTGGCCACGGTCAGTGAATCCACGATTGAATTCTCCCttcccatctctctctttcccactccttcctccttccctccctcctttccctttccATCTCTCCTCTCTGTCTGCGTGTCTCCCTCTGTTTCCCCTTTCTACtttcctatctctctctccttccccttctgctTTGCCTTCTAATctcactccctttcttcccaatctcttccctcccctcctcctcctctctctccccccctctctcctcctccctccccctccccccctctctccctccccctcccccccactccctctccctccccccctctctcccctctccccccctctctcctcctccctcccctccccccctctctccctccccccctccccctctccccctctccctctccctccccctctctctcccctctcccccctctctcctcctccctccccctcccccctctccctcccccctctctcctccccctctcttccccctctctccctccccctctcccctctctcccctccccctctccctcctctctcccctcctcctccctccccccctctctccctccccctccctctccccctcccctccccctctcctctcccctccctcccccctccccccctctctccctccccctccctcccccctctctcccctctccctctctcctccccctctcttccctctctctccctcctcccctccccctcccctccccctctctctcccctcctcctccctcccccctctccctctctcctccccctctcttcccccctcctccccccccacccacaggttCCCGAAGACTGCCCTCGTGCCCCCAAGTCACCCAGCAGATCGACCAGGAGGGGAACAGAACGGTGAACCCACGGTTTCTCAACAGGAACCCCCGAAATTTGGAGCGTCTCGCCCTTGCGTCTCGGGATAAGGGATGGTGCGGAGTGTGGCCCAGAAGAGACTTCTGGCATCGGTGAGTGGGAGAGAGCGcggggagaaagaggagagagggacaggcggagagagagggtgggggagaagggggggcacATGgcaagagagaagggagagaggggagacagagagagtgaggggaaagagagaaggcaaagagagagagggtagatATAGTGGCAGCTTCTGTCCTTCCAGTGAAGTCCTCTCCGCTTGCCATCTTCATGGAGGAGTAGAGTGATcgttcttgacgcaaacaacaacagagagatcttcagggGTTTCCGTTTAGTCGTTTATTGATACAAACAGTTTtgtatttctcccgtcataggTCTGGTAAGAAATAGATCTCGCCACAGCTTCTCGGTGTCTGCCCCTCCCATGTATGCGTACCCagatatactcataattctggctcctcccagtccatatatgcccattatgcccgataacaaagatatgtctgctcctctcctcctctgatacccgagtacagcaaagactggtggccttaaagattgaagaatcactaaagtagattagatgccaacatatagtgcatgttttattttgattatgtgtgaagattttatggctccttttaatgtttattagtatgttttgttatatacgtagaacaacTAGAGgctggtgtgtaggagccatttgtgtttgctggttatcttagcatattatattattttgtatcttgctgtattatttttggacacttgggggctgttgtgagatgaatacatGTATGGGAATAAtaggcatatatggactgggagcagCCAGAATTAGGAGTTCAATTGGGAATACAGAGACGTGATGCATCAGACGAGGAGAAGCTATGGCGAGATATAAACTGAAATgttgtgaagatctctctgttgttgtttgcatcaagaacgatcactccactcctccgtgaacatggcaagcggagaggacttcagtgggaaggactgaagttgccactacaGGGGGGGTTGAGAGACAGAAAGGGGGGAGAACTGGCGagcaatggagagagagggggagatagagtgtTGGGGTGAGAGCgcggagagagggtgagagaaagggaagggagaggggagatggtggaaaggggagagtgggagagggaaatgggaggTGTGAGAGGGTGACATggaaagagagatggggagagaatggggaagaggggggagcgagaaggagagaggaaagaggggtaGAGATAGGGGGAGCGAGCAGGGGGGAGAGTGTATATAtaaagtgtatatatatatgtatatattatatatatatgtaacataTACTAAAAGTACATACATAGATAAACACACATAGATATTTATTTGAAAGATTCTAACTTGCAGAAATACAACACATATGCGAATGCTGTACTCTGTAAAacataaaggtatcacaaaatgctggagtaactcagcaggtcaggcagcatctgggagagaaggaatgggtgacgtttcgggtcgagacccttcttcagactacagcattttgtgaaaccttcgatttgtaccagcatctgcagttcttttcctacagatcagtctgaagaagggtctcgacttctgctttctccccatatcccttgattccactagcccctagagctctatctaactctcttaaatccatccagtgatttggcctccactgccctctgtggcagagaattccacaaattcacaactttctgggtgaaaaagttccttctcaccttagttttaaatggcctcctctttattctaatactattctgcagttgtatagggccctggtaagaccacatctggaatattgtgtacagttttggtctcctaatttgaggaaggacatccttgtaattgaggcagtgcagcgtaggctcatgagattgatccctgggatggcgggactgtcatacgaggaaatattgaaaaggctaggcttgtattcactggagtttagaaggatgagaggggatggagtttagaaggatgtctctcatagagacatataaaattataaaaggactggacaagctagaggcaggaaaaatgttcccaatgttggcggagtccagaacctagGGGCCatggtctaagaataaggggagggcatttaaaactgagatgagaaaaacaaaatttcatctagagagttgtgaatttgtggaattctatgtcacagaaggcagtggaagccaattcgtgggatgaatttaaaagtgagttagataggcctctcggggctagcggaatcaagggagatggggagaaggcaggcacagggttactgattgtggatgatcaaccatgatcacaatgaatggcggtgctggcacgaagggctaaatggcctcctcctgctcctattttctatgtttctatgttcatataTCTGCTGCAATGCTGTAAGAGAGAATGTCTGTTACTTTTTTCGGGACATCTGACATTAAACCCTCTCCTCTCTGGGCTCTCTCCAGGTTGTCCGTACGTAGGACCCAGCACCACATCGACGCCTTTGTCGAGTCGGCTGAGGGAAGGCTGGTCGTCTCGGCCTCCACCAAGGAATGGGCCATCAAGAAGCACCTCCATTCCACCCGTGGCCCCACCACCGCGAGGAACCTCGCCCTCGTCCTCTCCCGCCGCTGCCTGGAGGCCGGCCTGGGACTCCTGCACTTCCGCTGCCTCCCCTGGGAGTTCCGCAGTGAGACGGTGAGGGGAAAACTCCAAAGAATATCCCATCCCCTGTCAGGCTTTGCAGGTCTCAGTTGGCATGGCCACGGATTCCTTGGTAGTTCAGCTTCTGGACCTTGTTTAGCGTTTCCTTCGGAGTTCAACTGTGTAGGccttgattagaaacatagaaaataggtgcagcaggaggccatttggcccttcgagcaagcaccgccattcattgtaatcatggttgatcattcacaatcagtaacctgtgcccaacttctccccatatcccctgattccactagcccccagagctctaactctctcttaaatccatccagtgatttggcttccattgccctctgtggcagagaattccacaaattcacaactctgggtaagaaagctccttctcgcctcagttgtaaatgg
This DNA window, taken from Rhinoraja longicauda isolate Sanriku21f chromosome 31, sRhiLon1.1, whole genome shotgun sequence, encodes the following:
- the mrpl18 gene encoding large ribosomal subunit protein uL18m, with translation MAAAAVRTGLARAAAPGSRRLPSCPQVTQQIDQEGNRTVNPRFLNRNPRNLERLALASRDKGWCGVWPRRDFWHRLSVRRTQHHIDAFVESAEGRLVVSASTKEWAIKKHLHSTRGPTTARNLALVLSRRCLEAGLGLLHFRCLPWEFRSETIQLFREALKDSGLVLSEPRRVFKED